The following nucleotide sequence is from Candidatus Babeliales bacterium.
ATTTTACCGTTGTACACTACCTTGCCATTAGGACTGTCTGTATTTGGAATGGCAAAACCATTAAACTGCGGGGCAGGATCTCCCATTGCTTCAAGGCTAGGATCTCTCCACAATGGATACGTCAACGCACCAGGGTTTTCAACATACAAACCCAAACGCGCAATATCTACCGCACCATAAATACCCAACAGCTCTTCACGCGAACCATCACCATTGCGCGCAGCACTACCGCTACCCGTCATATAACTAATGCTCAAATTTGATGCTTTGTCGCGCACCAGCCAGTCTGGGGTACCTTGAAACAGGGGTGCTCGATAAAATACCGGCAGATCGATTGCTGCCAGCGACGTTGTTGCAAAAAGGCCAAAAACACATGCTTTTAATAAAAGTTTCTTCATAACTGCCAACCTTGTATCTACGTAAACTTAATCAAAAAACGAAGCCCTCAACTCACTGGCCAGCTTAACAACATTGCATGATAAATGCTAACCTTGATTTCTTTTTTCAACAAGCACCGACCAAAAAAAAGGGGGCAAAACGCCCCCACATTTCATCAAGAATCTTTTTGTTACAAATTATAACGACGCACTCTCCACAGTAGCGCAGCTATAATTTAGTATTAGACTTTTTTTAGAATGGCAGATCGTCTTCAAATGGTTTTTCGTCACTGAAAGCAATTTCGCCACTGTTGGTAGGTTGCGCATCAAGCGTTGCTTTTGGTTTCGCTGCTCTTTTTGGTGCTACTTCTTTTGCTGGCTCAAATTGTTCGTCAAAACTTACTTTGCTGGTGCTCACGTTGGTTGCCACAGCGCCCATGCCTTCAGCATCGTAATCGCCCTCTTCAGCTTGTGGTGATGCAGCTGCCAAGAACGTTACGCGGTCAGCAACTATTGAATGTTTGCTGCGCTTGTTACCATCTTGATCTTGCCATGAATCAAGCTTTAAACGACCTTCAACCAAAACGGCACGGCCTTTTTGCAGGTACTGATTGCAGCTTTCTGCTTGTGCGCCCCACACGTCGATATCAACAAAGCAAACTTCTTGCACCATGGTGCCCGTTTGT
It contains:
- the ssb gene encoding single-stranded DNA-binding protein, whose translation is MASYNRIIMMGNLTRDPEYKQVGSGQGVCRFGLASNRQFKNKQTGTMVQEVCFVDIDVWGAQAESCNQYLQKGRAVLVEGRLKLDSWQDQDGNKRSKHSIVADRVTFLAAASPQAEEGDYDAEGMGAVATNVSTSKVSFDEQFEPAKEVAPKRAAKPKATLDAQPTNSGEIAFSDEKPFEDDLPF